From Solanum stenotomum isolate F172 unplaced genomic scaffold, ASM1918654v1 scaffold8833, whole genome shotgun sequence, a single genomic window includes:
- the LOC125853073 gene encoding abscisic-aldehyde oxidase-like: protein MEERQKNVSLVLSVNGERFDLPCVDPSTTLLQFLRSETCFKSPKLGCGEGGCGACVVLVSKYDPNLEKVEDFSMSSCLTLLCSLNGCSITTSEGLGNTRDGFHSIHERFAGFHASQCGFCTPGMCMSFFSALVNADKGNKPNPPPGFSKLTSSEAEKAITGNLCRCTGYRPIADACKSFAADVDIEDLGFNSFWKKGDSKELKVSKLPPYDPTKNFSTYPEFLKSESTTNSDSSRRYPWYNPVSIEELRNLLYSNVMENGARFKLVVGNTGTGYYKETQPYDHYVDLRYIPESSIIERDQNGIEVGATVTISKLISFLKEENKVNLGSYGTLVSQKLANHMEKIASPFVRNSASVGGNLVMAQKNGFPSDIATLFLGLGATVRLMTSHGFEKLTWEELLSRPPLDSKTVLLSVCIPFKNAQSSLQTHSKLLFETFRASPRPHGNALAYVNAAFHADVSHCKNGVLINNIQLAFGAYGTKHATRAKKVEEYLDGKILNVHVLYEALKLVKLAVIPEDGTLHPEYRSSLAVSYVFEFLYPFTDVHSAISGGLLSGISDISVEEFSKSCNDGRISQGREQTLLSSAKQVVEYSSTEYYPVGEPMKKVGAAMQGAGEAVYVDDIPSPPNCLHGSFIYSTKPLAGVNGIQLDSNRLTDGVTTVITFKDIPSGGENIGVLTTFGTEPLFADDLTRYAGDRIAVVVADSQRSADVAARTALVEYDTENIDSPILTVEEAVEKSSFFQIPPRLYPKQVGDFSKGMAEADHKILSAEIRLGSEYYFYMETQTALAIPDEDNCMVVYTSSQYPEYSHRVIASCLGVPEHNIRVITRRVGGGYGGKAIRAMPVSAACALAAYKLRRPVRIYVNRNSDMIMTGGRHPMKVTYSVGFKSSGKITALHLDILINAGITEDVSPIVPSNVIKALKKYDWGALSFNVKLCKTNLTSKSAMRAPGEVQGSYIAEAIIVHVASLLSIEVDSVRNKNFHTFESLNLFYGNIVSEGEYTLPSIMDKLAVSSSFFQRSKVIEQFNQNNTWKKRGISRVPVVYEVMQRPTSGKVSILQDGSIVVEVGGIEIGQGIWTKVRQMTAYALGLIDSSWAEDLVEKVRVIQADTLSLVQAGLTAGSTTSESSCEAVRLCCDVLVERLTPLKKQLQEQNGSVDWPMLIRQAQTQSVNLAANSYYVPQSGSMSYLNFGGAVSEVEIDILTGETAILQSDIIYDCGQSLNPAVDLGQIEGAFVQGIGFFMHEEYLTNEDGLMVSNSTWKYKIPTIDTIPQNFNVHVLNSGHHEKRVLSSKASGEPPLLLAASVHCATRAAVKAAREQLKLWGKLDASVSEFYLDIPAIIPVVKTQCGLDYVEKYLESMLAQKSN, encoded by the exons GGAAACAAACCCAATCCTCCACCAGGATTCTCTAAGCTTACTTCATCTGAAGCTGAAAAGGCCATCACAGGGAACCTTTGTCGATGCACTGGATACCGGCCCATTGCTGATGCCTGCAAGAGTTTTGCTGCTGATGTTGATATAGAGGATTTGGGgttcaattctttttggaaaaAGGGAGATTCCAAGGAATTGAAAGTAAGTAAGTTACCTCCCTATGATCCAACCAAGAATTTTAGTACATATCCTGAGTTCTTGAAAAGTGAATCCACTACGAATTCGGACTCCTCAAGGAGGTACCCTTGGTACAATCCTGTTTCGATTGAAGAGCTACGGAACTTGTTGTACTCCAATGTGATGGAAAATGGTGCAAGATTTAAACTTGTCGTTGGAAATACCGGTACAGGTTATTATAAGGAAACTCAGCCATATGATCATTATGTTGATCTCAGGTACATTCCTGAATCCTCAATCATCGAAAGAGATCAGAATGGGATTGAAGTTGGAGCAACTGTGACTATCTCTAAACTGATTTCATTCTTGAAAGAGGAAAACAAAGTCAATCTTGGTTCATACGGGACGTTGGTGTCCCAAAAACTGGCTAACCACATGGAGAAGATTGCTTCACCATTTGTTAGAAACTCTGCTAGTGTGGGAGGAAATTTGGTTATGGCACAGAAGAATGGTTTTCCTTCAGATATTGCTACATTATTTCTTGGACTTGGTGCTACTGTTAGATTGATGACCAGTCATGGATTTGAAAAGCTCACATGGGAGGAGTTATTATCGAGACCACCGCTAGACTCAAAGACTGTGCTTCTAAGTGTTTGCATCCCATTTAAGAATGCTCAAAGTTCTCTCCAAACTCACTCTAAATTGTTGTTTGAAACCTTTCGAGCTTCTCCAAGACCTCATGGGAATGCATTGGCATATGTAAACGCTGCTTTCCATGCTGATGTTTCTCACTGCAAGAACGGCGTCCTGATAAACAATATCCAATTGGCGTTTGGTGCTTATGGCACAAAACATGCAACAAGGGCTAAAAAAGTAGAGGAATATCTAGACGGGAAGATATTAAATGTACATGTTTTATATGAAGCACTTAAATTAGTCAAACTAGCAGTGATACCGGAAGATGGCACTTTACACCCCGAGTACAGATCAAGCTTGGCTGTCAGTTATGTTTTCGAGTTTCTTTATCCCTTCACTGATGTTCATTCTGCTATTTCTGGTGGTTTACTCAGTGGAATTAGTGACATCTCAGTTGAGGAATTTTCCAAAAGTTGTAATGATGGTCGCATTAGTCAGGGGAGAGAACAAACACTACTGTCTTCTGCTAAGCAAGTCGTGGAATATTCAAGCACTGAGTACTATCCAGTCGGTGAACCGATGAAGAAGGTTGGAGCTGCCATGCAAGGTGCTG GTGAAGCTGTTTATGTAGATGACATTCCTTCACCACCAAACTGCCTGCATGGATCATTTATCTATAGTACAAAACCATTGGCAGGTGTAAATGGAATCCAACTCGACTCAAATCGATTAACAGATGGAGTCACTACTGTTATTACTTTTAAAGATATCCCAAGCGGAGGGGAAAATATAGGAGTTCTTACAACGTTCGGTACTGAGCCCTTATTTGCAGATGATCTCACCCGATATGCTGGCGACAGAATTGCTGTTGTG GTTGCTGACAGTCAGAGGTCTGCTGATGTGGCGGCAAGAACAGCCCTCGTTGAATACGACACTGAAAATATAGATTCTCCCATCTTAACCGTTGAGGAGGCTGTTGAGAAATCAAGCTTTTTCCAAATCCCACCACGTCTATATCCAAAACAGGTCGGTGATTTCTCCAAAGGAATGGCTGAGGCTGATCACAAGATTCTCTCTGCTGAG ATAAGGCTTGGTTCCGAATACTATTTTTATATGGAGACACAGACTGCCCTTGCAATTCCAGATGAAGACAACTGCATGGTTGTTTATACTTCAAGTCAGTACCCTGAGTATTCGCATCGTGTTATTGCCAGTTGTCTTGGTGTTCCTGAACACAATATCCGTGTAATTACAAGAAGGGTTGGAGGTGGCTATGGGGGCAAGGCAATCAGAGCAATGCCT GTTTCCGCAGCCTGTGCACTAGCAGCATACAAGTTAAGACGACCTGTCAGGATATACGTCAACCGGAACAGTGACATGATAATGACAGGAGGACGACACCCGATGAAAGTAACGTACAGTGTAGGATTCAAATCAAGCGGAAAGATCACAGCATTACATCTTGATATATTGATAAATGCCGGGATCACGGAAGATGTAAGCCCCATTGTACCATCAAATGTGATAAAAgcactaaaaaaatatgattgggGTGCCTTATCTTTCAATGTAAAACTGTGCAAGACAAATCTTACCAGCAAATCAGCTATGCGGGCCCCTGGGGAGGTGCAAGGATCTTATATTGCTGAAGCTATAATCGTGCACGTAGCAAGTTTACTCTCGATAGAGGTGGACTCAGTCAGAAACAAAAATTTTCATACATTTGAAAGCCTTAATTTATTCTATGGTAACATTGTATCAGAAGGAGAATATACATTGCCTAGTATCATGGATAAGTTGGCAGTGTCCTCGAGTTTTTTCCAACGAAGCAAGGTGATAGAACAGTTCAACCAGAATAACACATGGAAGAAAAGGGGTatttctcgagtgccagtcgtGTATGAAGTTATGCAACGACCAACCTCAGGAAAAGTCAGTATTCTGCAAGATGGATCGATCGTAGTAGAGGTTGGAGGGATTGAAATTGGCCAAGGGATATGGACAAAGGTTAGACAGATGACTGCCTATGCTCTTGGTTTGATTGATAGTAGTTGGGCCGAAGACCTCGTGGAGAAAGTACGAGTCATACAAGCAGACACCTTAAGCTTAGTGCAAGCCGGGCTTACAGCTGGAAGCACTACATCAGAATCAAGCTGTGAAGCTGTTAGACTTTGCTGTGATGTATTGGTTGAAAGACTGACCCCTTTGAAGAAACAGCTGCAGGAACAAAATGGCTCTGTTGATTGGCCAATGCTGATTCGCCAG GCACAAACGCAATCAGTAAACTTAGCAGCAAATTCTTATTATGTACCACAATCCGGTTCCATGAGTTATTTGAACTTTGGCGGTGCTGTCAGTGAG GTGGAGATTGATATTCTGACTGGAGAGACTGCCATTTTGCAGTCAGATATTATATACGACTGTGGGCAGAGCTTGAATCCAGCCGTTGATTTGGGACAG ATTGAAGGGGCATTCGTACAAGGAATTGGATTTTTCATGCACGAAGAATATCTCACCAACGAAGACGGGCTAATGGTCTCGAATAGCACTTGGAAATACAAGATCCCTACAATAGACACTATACCTCAGAATTTCAATGTTCATGTGCTAAACAGTGGACATCATGAAAAACGTGTTCTCTCGTCTAAAG CATCTGGTGAACCGCCACTGCTTCTGGCAGCTTCGGTCCACTGTGCAACAAGAGCAGCTGTTAAAGCAGCACGCGAACAGCTCAAACTATGGGGCAAGCTTGACGCGTCTGTTTCAGAATTCTATCTGGACATCCCTGCCATAATACCCGTTGTGAAGACACAGTGTGGCTTGGATTATGTGGAGAAATATTTGGAAAGTATGTTGGCTCAGAAATCTAACTAA